The proteins below are encoded in one region of Corynebacterium felinum:
- a CDS encoding transposase, with amino-acid sequence MFNQLGIRTQLCATNLNCNIQRIDQYYRQRSLCEQHIKDAKDQGLAKLPFCQFKANQIWCLIITLAHQLLTWTKLLDHHYNNHNSGNNKKRNQSDNPWWTWAPKTIRARFIAISAKITTSSRRIYLHLDQQSTHTPTLVTLMEYTQNLLRPLKKRKT; translated from the coding sequence ATTTTCAATCAACTCGGCATACGCACCCAATTATGCGCAACAAACCTCAACTGCAATATTCAACGCATTGACCAGTACTATCGCCAAAGATCACTATGCGAACAACACATCAAAGACGCCAAAGATCAAGGCCTTGCAAAACTACCGTTTTGCCAGTTCAAAGCTAACCAAATCTGGTGTCTCATCATAACCTTAGCCCACCAACTTCTCACCTGGACAAAACTACTCGACCATCACTACAACAACCACAACAGCGGCAACAACAAGAAACGAAATCAATCCGACAACCCGTGGTGGACATGGGCACCAAAAACCATTCGAGCAAGGTTTATTGCAATCTCTGCAAAAATCACGACAAGCAGCAGGCGCATATACCTCCACCTCGATCAACAAAGCACACACACCCCCACACTGGTGACACTTATGGAATACACCCAAAACCTCCTACGCCCCCTTAAAAAACGAAAAACCTAA
- a CDS encoding transposase, which produces MFPARGVTLAHVAQLVGIGASLDRVFSRQRLTHTFGDACTGLALSLIAGGDDVKDINLLDSVSTALSSQPLPSVSTLWRRLTEHKDTSDKIREEFLHAIKYARSTLWNLLGDQAPHKLATVDKPLIVDIDATLICAHSGKEKAAPTYKKGFGFHPLCAFIDYTSVGLTGGEFLTCLLRPGNAGANTANDHCQLVKEILTALPDHSDGKPWGKRLVIRADSAGGTKQFLSSLDDHDLGYVVGFSPSPTASILLNEHIRSGNEATSHTDYRSLRNTRVPIVRGNGDISFDDQHFLEDITGLLQTAHLEDDKPLVNLLTDYPTTMRVIARIESPPRRVPTQHFQSTRHTHPIMRNKPQLQYSTH; this is translated from the coding sequence TTGTTTCCCGCGCGGGGTGTTACCCTTGCTCATGTAGCTCAATTAGTCGGGATTGGTGCCAGCCTTGATCGTGTTTTCTCACGGCAACGGTTAACACATACTTTTGGTGATGCGTGTACTGGGTTAGCGTTATCGTTAATTGCTGGTGGTGACGATGTTAAAGACATCAACTTGTTAGATTCTGTTTCGACAGCATTATCGTCTCAGCCATTGCCGTCGGTATCAACCCTGTGGCGGCGACTGACAGAGCATAAAGACACCAGCGATAAAATACGTGAAGAATTCCTTCACGCGATCAAATACGCCCGTAGCACACTATGGAACCTGCTGGGCGATCAAGCCCCACATAAGCTCGCTACAGTAGACAAACCCCTGATAGTAGATATTGATGCGACACTGATCTGTGCGCATTCTGGCAAGGAAAAAGCCGCACCTACCTATAAGAAGGGGTTTGGTTTCCACCCATTATGTGCTTTTATCGACTACACCAGCGTAGGGTTAACTGGTGGGGAATTTTTAACCTGTCTGCTTCGCCCAGGTAACGCGGGAGCAAACACCGCTAATGATCATTGCCAGCTTGTCAAAGAAATCCTGACCGCTCTCCCCGATCACAGCGATGGCAAACCTTGGGGCAAACGACTTGTTATCCGTGCTGACAGTGCTGGTGGGACAAAACAATTCCTTAGCTCCTTAGACGACCATGACCTCGGTTATGTTGTTGGCTTTTCACCCTCACCTACAGCAAGTATCCTCCTCAATGAGCACATCAGATCCGGTAACGAAGCAACTAGTCACACAGATTATCGATCATTACGTAACACCCGTGTGCCAATTGTGCGTGGCAATGGGGATATCAGCTTTGATGACCAACACTTCCTTGAAGACATCACCGGACTACTACAAACCGCACACCTAGAAGATGACAAACCACTGGTGAACCTTCTTACTGATTACCCCACCACGATGCGCGTGATCGCACGGATAGAATCCCCCCCACGCAGGGTGCCAACACAGCATTTTCAATCAACTCGGCATACGCACCCAATTATGCGCAACAAACCTCAACTGCAATATTCAACGCATTGA